The DNA window GCCGTATCTGTGCCAGTCGGGGGCGGAGGCGATGACGCCGGTACGGGCACACGAGTTCAACGCCCCGGCGGTCCGCTCCATGTGCCACTCGGACCCCGAGTTCGGGGCCTCGGTCATGTTCTGGGTGGGGTCTATCCTGGCCCACCGCCTTCATGTGACCCGGGTCAGGCTCCTGGACCTGTACGCGCCGCACGGGAGCGGCATCCTGGCCTGAGGGCCGGGCGGCGGGGCGCGAGGGTCCGGCGACGAGCTGCGAGGTCCGCATGGGGGAACCGACGACGACGGCACGCGGGGCGATCACCCTGGTCGCCGACGACTTCACCGAACTGCCTTTCGCCGAGGGGCCCTTGGCCGGTGACGGACCGATCGGATGGCCCGGGTACGCCGACGCGCACGCTCGGGCCGCCGCGCGTTCCGGCGAGACCGAGTCGGTGGTCTGCGGCACGGGCGTGGTGGGCGCGGTGCCGGTGGTCCTGGTCTCCTTCGAGTTCGGGTTCCTCGGTGGTTCGCTCGGGGAGCGGACGGGGGCGCGGATCGCCGTCGCGCACGCGGTGGCCCGGGAGCGCCGGCTGCCCGTGGTCGTCCTGCCCGCCACCGGGGGCAGCCGGATGCACGAGGGCATGCGGGCGCTGCTCCAGCTCCAGTACCTGGCCGGTGAGTCGGAGCTGACCCGGGCGGCCGGGCTGCCGCAGATCGCGGTCCTGCGGGACCCGACGACGGGCGGCGGCTGGGCCACGCTCGGTGCCGGATCCGATGTCGTCCTCGCCCTGCCGGGCGCCCAGGTCGGCTTCGCAGGCTCCCGGGTGAGGCCGCCGGACGCGGACCCCGCCGCGTACACCGCCGAGGCCCAGTTCGCCCACGGCCACGTCGACGCGGTCGTGGCCCCGGCCGAGCTGCGCGCCGTGCTCGGCCGCTGGCTCTCCCTGCTGACCGGCCCCGTGGGGGACGGCCCTGTCCGGCCGCCGGACGCGCTCGCGACGCCGGGGGCGGCCCCCGACGGCGCACCCGGGGCGGCCGTCCCGCACGCCACCGGTGGCCGGGAGGCGGTGGCGCGGGCGCGGCATCCCGGGCGGCCCCGGGCGGACGACTACCTCGACGCCCACTTCACCGTCCGGTCGGAGATCTGGGGCGACCGCTGCGGCGGCGTCGACCCTGGCGTGCGGTGCGGGTTCGGGCGGCTCCCCGACGGCCGTACCGTCGCCTACGCGGCGCAGTGCGGGACCGCGACCCGGCCGGCCGGTTTCCGTACGGCCGCACGGCTCGTGCGCCTCGCCGGGCGGCTGGGCATCCCGGTCCTCACGCTGATCGACACCCCGGGCGCGGCCAACGACGAGGCGGCGGAGCACGCGGGGGCGGGTCCGGCGATCGCGGATCTGTTCGCCGCCGTCGTCTCCGCCCGTACGCCCCTGACCTCGCTCCTCATAGGCGAGGGCGGCTCGGGCGGGGCGCTCGCGCTCGCCGCCCCGGGGAATCTGTGGGCGACCCCCGACAGCTACTTCTCGGTGATCGCCCCGGAACTCGCGGCGTCCATCCTGAAGCGTCCGCCGGAGGAGTCGGCCGAGGTGGCGGACCGGCTCCGGCTGAGCCCGGGGGATCTCCTCGATCTGGGCGTGGTGCGGGGTGTCGTGGAGGCAGGGCGGGCGGACGGGTCCGCTCCGTGATGCGGAGTCCGTGAATCCGGACACCCCGCATCGGTGGGCCCGTCCGCGTTCCCGAGTCCTGTCCATGCGCTTGCCGTGCCCTGCACGGGGGTTGTACGTGGTGACCCACTCCGCCTCGAACCCGTAGCGCAGCAGGCCGCGCCGCAGGGACTCCGCCACCGGCTCGTCGTCTTGCACCAGGCGTACACGCCCTGGTTCGAGTCCTCACGGGCGGGCGAGGTCGGACAACAGGTGGACGAGACCGGGCAGGTGCTCATCGGGGTCCGTCCCGGGTCAGGACGATCGCGGTCAGTACCAGTCCCTCGCGTACGAGCCACCGTCCGGTGAAGTGGTCCCGCCGGGTGCCGTCCACCACGGGGCCGGGGACGGAGAGCCCCGCGCGGAACGTTCCCGTGTGGGGGTCGGCGGCGCTGTCCCGCGTGAACTCCAGCGTCGCTTCCTCGAATTCCAGGCCGCGGCCCGTGAGCGGGTACCAGGTCTTGAAGACGCTCTCCTTGGCGCTGAACAGGAGGCGCCCCCAGGGCAGTTCCGGCGTCCGGTCGGCGAGCGTCGCGAGGTGCCGCCGCTCCTCGGGGAGCGTCACCCCCTCGAACACCCCCTCGGGCAGCGCTTCGGCCGGCTCCGCGTCGATGCCGATCGAGACGACGTCCGTCGTGCGTGCCAGGGCGGCGGCCCGGTAGCCCGCGCAGTGGGTCATGCTCCCGGCCACGCCGCGCGGCCAGCGCGGCTCTCCGCGCGGTCCCGGCGTCAGGGGGGTCGCGGGGAGGCCGAGGTCGCGCAGGGCGAGCCGGGCGCAGAGCCGTACGGTCGCGAACTCCCGCCGCCGCTTGGCCACCGCGCGCGCGACGACGGCGGTCTCCTCGGGGAAGAGGGACACCGGTTCGGTGTCGTCGTGCCGCCAGGCGGTGGCCACGACTCCCGGCACGAGCCGCGCGATCACCGGTCCGCCACCGACCGGCCGGGGGCGGCTCCCGGCCCGGGGGCGGCCGGGCGGCGGACGGGGGCGGCCCGGCGTACGGCCGGGGCGGTCGACTCGATCATGCCCGTGACCCTATCCATCCGGGGGCGGCCCCGGACACGGCTCGCAGAACGGGCGGTGCCGGGTGACCATGGAGTACGGGACGGCCGGGCAGTACTGGGAGGCACCCGTGGCGCACACCGGCACCACCACCGACGTACTGATCGTGGGCGCGGGGCCGGTCGGCCTGAGCGCGGCCGGCGAACTGCGCAGGCACGGCGTGCACTGCCGGATCGTCGACCTGTCGCCGGCCCGTCCGCCGTACGCGAAGGCTGTCGGGATCCAGCCGCGCACCCTGGAGCTGTGGGACCGGATGGGGCTGGTCCGCGCCGTACTGGAGGCCGCCGTCCCGTTGCGCGGCCAACTGACGTACGCCGACGGCCGGGAGACCTCCCGGCTGGAGTTGGAGCTGCCGCCCGAGGTGCCCTACGGGTTCGCCGCGCTGCCGCAGTACGAGACCGAGCGCCTCCTCGAGGAGTACCTCGCCGGGCTCGGGACGGTCGTCGAACGCGGCACCGGGCTCGTGTCGTTCACCCAGGACCGGGACGGTGTCACCGCCCGGCTGCGGGCCGCGTCGGGGGCCGCCGAGGAGGTGCGGGTCCGCTATCTGGTCGGCTGCGACGGGGCGCACAGCCTGGTCCGCAAGACCCTGGGCCTGTCGTACGAGGGCGGCGCGTTCCCGGAGTCGTACATGCTCGGCGACGTCGTGGCCGACTGGGACCTGCCCGACGGCTATGTGGTGCGGTCGGTGCGACGGGCGGCCGACGGGTCCACCGGCGACGTGCTGGTCTGCGTACCGCTGCCGGGAGCGGGCCGCTACCGGATGTCGATGCGCGTCCCGTCCGCACCCGCCGGGCCGGCGCCGGCGCCGGACGGTGTCGCGCACGGTCTCGACGGGGGCGACGGCCCGGACCTCGACGGGCTCCAGGCGGTCGTCGACCGGCTGTCACCCCGTCCCGCGCGGCTCTCCGGCCTGCGCTGGTCCTCGGTGTTCCGGGTCAGTCATCGCATCGTCGACCGGTACGGCGTGGGGCGGGTCTTCGTCGCGGGAGACGCCGCCCACATCCATCCGCCCACCGGCGCCCAGGGCATGAACACGGGTGTCCAGGACGCCGTGAACCTGGGCTGGAAGCTGGCGCTCGTGGTGCGGGGCGAGGCCGGTCCCGGCCTGCTCGGCAGTTACGACGCCGAGCGCCGCCCGGTGGGCGAGGAGGTCGTCGGGCGCACCGTCCGGCACGCCACCCGGGGCATCGACGCCGACCCGGACGACTCCCGGACGCTGATGCTCCGTGAGGCCCAGCTGCTCGTCGGGTATCGCGGCGGTCCGCTCTCCGGTGTCCCGTACGGCCCGGTCGACGCGCCGCAGCCCGGCGACCGGGCGCCGGACTGCGGTGGGCTCACGACACCGGTCGCCGCGTATCCGCTGCGCCTGCTCGATGTGCTGCGGGGGCGGCCGGGGCATGTGGTCCTGCTGTACGGGGAGGATGCCGCCGGTCTCGCGGGGGCGGTGGCCGAGGTGTCGCGGGCCCCGGGGGGCCTGTGCGCCGTCGCGGTCCTGCCCGGCGGGAGGGCGGGCGCCCCGCCGCCCGGATCCCTGGGTGTGCCCATGTACCGGGACGCCGCCGGGGAGTTCGCACGGCTGTACCTCCCCGACGGCGCCACGGGTTTCGTCGTCCGCCCCGACGGGCAGCTGGGTGCCCGCTTCCCGCTCGGCGGCACCGGGGCCGCCCTGGCCGGATATCTCACCGCCCTGTCCGTACGGTGGTGATGTCCGGCGGCCCTGTGGGGCTACGGGGCCCGGTGGTCACCGCCTACGGGACCCAGTGGTTCCCCGAGACCGTGAGCATGACCTGGAGCTGGATGCTCGCGGAGTAGTAGCTGCTGGTGTCGATCGGGGTGGCCAGCATCTTGTTCCACAGGGCGTCCAGCCAGGCCTGGCTTCCCGAGTCGGTCATCGCCGCCACCGCGAACGGGGCGAAGAAGGCGGACTCGCTGCCCGCGGAGATCTGGGTGCCGTTGAGCTTGTAGCCGATGGCGATCTTGTTCGGGTCGCCGCCGGTCTTCGTCTTGATCCAGCTGTTCATCTTCCGCGCGGCGGCGAGCGAGGTGCTGTCCCCGCTGGTCACCGCGTCGTCCGCGATGCGCCACGGCGTACGGCAGGCGTTCCACCAGTAGGCCCCGTCGTTCGGGTCCTCAAGGACCTGGCCGGGTGCGGGCTTGGGCGTGGTGTTGGTGTCGACGACGAAGTCGGGCAGCAGTCCGGTGCCGGACGCGTAGGTCGACTGGAGGCGGGAGATCTGGGTCTGGTGCGCGGTGCGCACGGAGTCCCAGGTCGTGTCGCCGGAGGCGGTCCGGAAGGCGCGGAAGTGGTCGACCATCCAGTCCGAGGTACGGGTGATCCAGTAGTACTGGTCGCCGGAGCTGCTCCAGTCGCCGAGCTTCAGCAGCTTGGTGGTCGGGTTGACCTCGTCCTTCTTGATCGCGGCGATGTGCTTGAGCGCGAGGTCCTTGTAGTTGTACGTGCCGGTGCTGCCCCACTGCTTGTCGGCGAGGAGCAGGCCGTAGGCGACGTCCATGTCGCCGTCGGTGGCGCCGTCGCCGCCGTTGACGCTCTTGCAGGCGGTGTCCTGTTCGGCGGCGAGCAGGTTCGGGTTGACCGAGGACGGGTGGTCGATCTTCCACTTGACGAGGCCGTCGAAGATCTTCTTGGCGTCGGGGTCGGCGCCGGCCATGGTGGCGGTGACGACCATGCCGTAGCCCTGCGCCTCGGCGACGTAGGGGTGGTCGGCGTCGGGCGAGATGATCTGGTACCAGCCGTTGCCGCAGTTCTGGCGGACGAAGGCGGACTTCCACCTGTTGTAGTAGTCGACGACCTTCTGGTCGACGGTCGCCTGGGAGCCGGAGGGCTTCAGCATGCCGGCGGCGTAGGGCTTGAGGTGGCTGCCGAAGGGCACGGCCGTGCCGCCGCCACCCTCTCCGCCGCCGCTGGGCGCGCCGTACACCTCGAACTCCCAGAGGGAGTAGCCGTACGCGGTGCCCCGCCCGGTGCCGTACATCCGGACGTACCGGCCGCTGCCGGAGACCGTCAGGTCGTCGGTCGCCCCGTCACCGGCGGTGGTGGAGTAGACGTCGGTCCAGGTGGACCCGTCGGCCGAGGTCTGGATGCGGTACGTCTTGCCGTACGCGTCCTCCCAGTTGAGTTTCACCCGGGAGATCGTGTGGTTCGCCCCGAGGTCGACGCGGATCCACTGCGGATCGACCCCTTCGAGGCTCGCCCATCGGGTCCCCGCGTTGCCGTCCACCGCGAGTCCGGCCCCGAAGGCCGAGGTCTCGACGGACGAGGCGGTCACCGCCTTTCCGGTGGAGACCAGGCCGTCGGCGGCCTGCGCCTGTGGCATGACCGTCAGGGGCAACGCCAGCAGACCCGCGAGCCCGAGAAGCGAGACGCTTCGTCGACGCATGACAACTCCCTTTCCCTCCATGGCCAATGGTTAGGAAATATTCCTAACCATTGGCCGGGAGAGTAGAGAGGCCCGAAGCCCGGCGCAAGACCCCGGACGGCAACGGGAACGTGGACATCCGGTGCGCACCATGAGATTGACGTTCCGTCACTTCAGCACCGCCGCCCTCCGGAACTCCCTCAGCGCCGTGTGGACCGACCAGACGACCGAGACCAGCGGCACCGCCACCACCGCGCCCACGATGCCCGCGGCGATCGATCCCGCGATGACCGAGATGGCGACCACCAGCGGGTGGAGCCGTACGGCCCAGCTCATGACGAGCGGGTGCAGCAGATGCCCCTCGATCTGGCCGATCACCACGATCAGGGCGATCACGATCCCCGCGACCAGCGGCCCCTGGGCGGCGAGCGCCACGACGGCGGCGACCGTGAGGGCGATCGGCGAGCCGATCAGCGGCACGAACGCGGCCAGGAACTCCAGCAGCGCCAGCGGCACGGCGAGCGGGACGCCCAGGATCCACAGCGCCACCCCGACGAGCACCGCGTTCACGGCGGCCACCAGCACGATTCCGTGGGTGTAGCCGGTGAAGGTGCGCCAGGCAGCGCGTCCGCCGATCGTCACCCGCTCGCGGACGGAGCCGGGCAACTGGTCCTGGAACCAGGCCCACTGGCGGTCCCCCGAGTGGATGAAGAACACCGAGCTGAACAGCGCCAGGGCCAGCATCGTCAGCACCGCCACCACCTCACCGGCCCCGCTCAGCGCCGTACTGACCAGGGCCGACCGGTGGCTGGAGAGGAAGTCACCGATCTTGGACTGGAGGTCGGAGAGCGTCCCGGGGTCCAGACGGAACGGCGGGCGCTCCAGCCAGTCCTCGATCCGCCCGACCCCGTTCCGGAACTCACGCACCAGGGTCGCGCTCTCTCCGGCGACCGCCTCGCCGACGAGGGTGAGCACACCGAGGACGAGCGCGATGCTCCCCAGCAGGGTGAGGGCCACCGCCGGCGCCCGGGGCACCACCCGGGCGACCACATCGGCGACGGGGCGGAGCAGTGCGGTGATGACGAGCCCCAGGAAGACGGCCACGCCGATCTCATGGAAGCGCCCGAGCACCGCGAACAGGCCGTAGACGAGCGCGCCGACGACGAGAAGGCGCCATGCGTAGGCGGCGGCCGTGCGGAGGAAGGGGGTCACCGTCGGTGTGCCTGGCTGCATGGCCAAGGGCCTACCACCCCCGGTGCCGGGCTGTCGCAGGGATCACAGGGGAGATCATGTGAACTCCGCCGATCGGCGGTGCGGCCGGGCACAGAATGGCCCCCCATCCAGCGTCTTCACTCCCGGGGGAATGTGACGTGTCCAGGCTGAACCGTTGGTCCGCCGTCCTTGCCGTCCTCGCTCCGCTCGCACTGGCGGGGTGCGACAGCCCGCCGCCCGCACTGGAGTTCGGTTCCGCCGGGCCCTCCGGCCCCGAGCTCGCCGCCCAGCCCGCCCACGGCGGTTCGCTGCCCGTCGCCCAGTGGCCGAACGCCTGCGAGGTGCTGAGCGACGACGAGATCCGCGCGATCCTGCCGCAGGCGACCGGCTTCACCCGCGAGCCGGTGAAGGTCACCGTCATGAACTTCAACCCGCTCGAACAGTCCGCCCCCGGCACCACCGGCGACGTGGCCGCGGGCGGCTGCACGTACAAGTTCGGTCTCCCCTCCGAGTACAAGAGCGAGCGCAACAGCAGCATCAGGCTCACCTTCACGGCCATCGCCGACCCCGCCCTGGTCCGGCAGAGCTACGCCGAGGACCTCGCCGACGCCCGCAAGGAGGCGGCCCGCCGGAAGAAGGAGTTCGGCGACCTCGGTACCTCGCTCGGCGCGGCCGGGTGCTTCCTGCCGGACGTCTCCGAAGGGCCGACCTGCCACCGGGGCCCGTACAAGTTCGAGGTGGACGGCATGTCCACGGCGGACGGCGTCGGGGAGTACGCCGAGTCGGACAAGAACTGGAGCGCGAAGGTCCTCACCGAGGTGGTGCGGACGGTGAGCGCCCGTATTCCGTAGCCCCGTCGGCCGCCGGCCGCTCATGGGGCCGGCGCGTGCCGCGCGCACGGGGGAAGGGTCGGGCGGTCCTTCGTCCGGACGGCGGGCAGCCACGCCGTGGCCGGAGGCCCGGCCTCGCGCGCGTCCTCCCGTACGGCCGTGTGCGGGAGGCGGACGCGGAACCAGCGGGTGGACACCAGATCCTCCTCGTCGATGATCGTCTGCCCCTGCCGGACCTCGCACTCGGCCTCCAGGACGTCTCCGTGCCAGACCCTGGTGGGTACGACGTTCTCGGCGGTGTACGGCCGTCCTGGGTCGACCGCCAGTCCCAGGCTGCACTGCAGGTCCCGGTCGCTGCGGTCCTGGCAGCCCCGTTCGGCGTTGAACACCCGGATCCGGACCGGGGATCCACCGGAGCCGTCGGAGCGGGCCGAGTCCTCGCCCCCTCCCGCGTACGACCAGATCGCCACGCTCAGCGCAGCGCACGCCGTGGCGGCGAGGAACGCGCCCCCGATCCCGCGTCTCCGCCGTCCCGCGCGCACCGTGGGACCTGTGGGGCTCGTGAGGCACCTGCCGGACGTGGGGCCGGTGCGGCCCCCGAGTGCGGTGTCCGCGCTCCCGGCTGCCTCGTGGGCGCCGATCCGCTCGATCAGGCTCTCGGCCGTGTGCGCGGCGCGGGAGGCGTGGGCCGGGGCGAGGCAGTCGGCGGCGAGGGCCCGCCAGAACTCCGGGACCGCCTGGTCCAGCCGTAACGGCGCACGCCCCTCCGCGTACTCCTGCGCGGCGGCACCCCGCGCCATCGGAGTGGCGCCGGGGAACGGTGAGGCGCCGGACGCGAACACCTCGTGGACGACGATGCCCAGGGCCCAGATGTCGGCGCTGGGCCGGACCTCCACACCGAGCTCGCCCAGCGGCGCCCTCCACCGCTCCGGGGGGAGATAGTCCAGGGTGCCCATCGGGGGCGCGTACCCGTGTGTTCCGGTCAGCTCGGTGGCGAGCCCGAAGTCCGAGAGCTTCACCGAGCCGTCCGCGCCGATGAGGACGTTCTCGGGCTTGAGGTCGGCGTGCACCCAGCCGGCTCGGTGCAGATGGGCCAGTCCCTCGCAGATGCCGACGACCAGCCGGTCCCGCTCCGCCCCGGTCACCCCGGCGTCGAGCAGGTCCCGGAGACTGCACCGCGCCCGCTCCATGACCAGCACGATCGCACCGTCCAGGGACGGCTGCCCGGGGGAACGGAGCACGAGGGAGTCGAGGAGCCGGACGATCCTCGGATGTCCGGCCCGGCGGCCGAGTTCGACCTCGCGCCGGGCGGCCTCCGCCACACGGCGGGCCTGCAGGGGTGCGAGTCCGGCGGTCGGCATGACCTTGAGCGCGACCTCGGCGGGTGAGGCGGGCCCTTCGGTTTCAGCGGGTCGACCCGCGTAGACCGTGGCCCAGCCACCGGCACCGATCGGGCCGTCGACCACCCAGTCTCCCAACTGGTGTCCCTGGGGCAGCAGTTCCGTCTGTTCGCTGCCCCACGAGGTACTCCGGCCGCGTACCCGTGCCATGCCCACTACCGTCCCCGTACGGTCGGTTCGGCCCGGGGCGGTAACAGCGCGAGATGCTCCTCCCGGACGATGCCGAACCTCAGCGCGATGCCGACCACGGCCTCGCGCTTGCCGTGCCTGCGGTCTCCACGCCCGGCCTCGGCCGCGGCGGCGACGGCGACCCTCAGCTTCTCCTCGGCGAGGTAGTCGATGTGCGAACTCACCGCGCGGGCCGTCAGCCTGGCGCAGGCGGCGTGCCCCCTGAGCCGCTCGACGACCTGCGGGGTGGTGGGCACGGCGACCGGTGACTGGTCGCGCAGCCAGGGCTCGCAGAGCGCGGCGAGCACCAGGAAGTACGTGGCCGTCTCGTCGAGGGAGTACGCCGTGACCGTACGGCTCTCCCACGATCCGCCCGTGCCGTGCGGGTCCAGATAGACGTGGTCGGGCGCGAACACCTGGAAGGAGACGGCGGTGTCACGGCGGCTGGGCAGCACCACCCGGGAGAACTCGAACGGGATGGGCGCGCCGGCCCGCCGCGGCGGCACCCGCAGGTACTCCCCCGCGCCCTCCGGGTTCTCCACCAGATAGCTGTGGGTCGTGCTGTGGTTGCTCAGCTGCCAGTGGTCGTCGGTCACCCGGATCTCGCCCGCGAGCCGGGAGATGGCCGCGTCCGCGAGCCTCAGCTCGACCGGTGTCGTCGACGAGCCCCGCCCGAAACGCGCGCGTTCTCCCGGACCGAGCCTGAGGGTCACCGCGTCGCCGTACGGCTCTCCGTCGACGACGCCGCCGCTCCCCTGCGGAAGATGGACGACTATGCCGCTCACCGCTCCTCCTGTCCCACGCGTCGACAGTTGCCATGCACGCAGAACGCTACCGGTAGTACGCGGAGGTTTACCGTAGGGCATCGGTCACTTCCGCACCCGGCACGGCGGTGGGACAAGCGGTGGATCGGGTGGTGGAGCGGGGCTGTGAACGGTGGGCGGCCCTGCTCAGCCCGCCTGTGCGAACGCCTCCGCCAGCCGGGGGATGTAGTCGGCGAACGCGGCGGACCAGCATCCGTAGTTGTGCTCGCCGTTGCACTGCGGCGAGAGTGAACCGCCCCCGCCGTAGTTGACGAAGCGGCTCGGGATGCCGAGCTGGTCCAGGCGGTTCTTGACGTTCGTCGTGGCGACCGCCGTCCGGCTGTCGATCAGTCCCCGGTCGCCCGTGTAGAGGGTGACTCCGGTGTCGGCGAGCTTGCTCAGGTTGGCCGGGGAGGCGGGGTTGACCTCGTTCCAGATCCGGTCGTCGAACAGGGCGTACGGGGAGCCGAAGATCGCGTCGCTGTCCACCACGGGCCCGTAGTCGGCGCAGCCGGCGCCCGAGCCCGAAGTGCTGGCAGTGCACAGGGCGTTCGGCAGGTTCAGTTCCGTGGCGAGGACGACGGCGCGGATCTCCCAGAGGCCGAAGTCGATGCCGCCGGAGAGGGAGGCGACGTGGCCGAAGAGGTCGGGCCGGGCCTGGGCGTAGTGCAGGGCGCCGAAGCCGCCCATGGAGAGCCCGACGACCGCGCGGTGGTCGCGGTCGGCGACGGTGCGCAGATTGGCGTCGACGAAGGGGACGACCTGGCGGAGGTGGAAGTTCTCCCAGTTGGCCGCGCCCAGGGCGGTGTTCTGCATCTTCCAGTTGGCGTACCAGCTCTTGAGCCCGCCGTCGGGGACCACGGTGATCATCCGGTCGTCGTGCAGGGCGGGGGCCGCCGCCGCGTCGTCCACGTTGCCGGCTCCGCCGTGCAGGAAGTACGTGACGGGCCAGCGCTTGTCCGGGGCGGAGTAGTAGTCGCTCGGCAGGAAGATCCGGATCTTGTGACGTCCGGAGAGTTCGGGGGTGGTGACGGTGAGGGTGAAGTCCGTGGACGAGCGGACCTCGGTGGCCGTCGTGACCCGGGTCAGACCCTGTCCGTCGGTGAAGTCCGGGACGGTGGGGGTGTCGGCGGCTGCGACGGGGCCGGTGACGGCGGTCACCGCGACCGTGGCCGCCGCGGCGAGCGTCACCGCGGCCGTACGCAGCAGGGTGCGGACGCCTGTTCTGGACCGGATGGTTCTCATGGGGTGTGCCTCTCTTCGGGAACGTGTGTCGTCAGTACGCGGGAGCACCGGATCGGACCGGGGCGACCGGACGGTCGCCGAACGCGGTCCACGGGCCCCAGCCGCCGCTCGGCTGGGTCTGCACCCGGGTCCGGATCCGGCCGTCCGTGGTGACGGCGAAGACGTGCAGCCGCCCGGTGGCGTCGGCCGCCGCCGTCGGCGTGGCGGCGAGCGGGACGCCGGGCTCGCCGAAGTTCTCAGCGGGATCCCAGGTGCCGCCGGGCGTGTGGTGCCAGCGGTGGTCGAGGCGCGCGCCCCCGGGGGACAGCGAGAAGGCTTCGAGGCGGCCGTCGGCGCTGGGCGCGAGCCTCGGGGCGGCCGCCGCCCAGCCGAACAGCGGCTGCCAGTCGTCCCAGCCGCCGCTGGGCACGGTCTGCCGCCGGTGGAAGGCCCCCAGGCCGGACGGGCCGATCGCGACGACGGCGAGCCTGCCGCTGCCGTCGCGGGTCACGCGGGGCGCGGCGCCGGCCGCCGTACCGAACTGGTTCCACCCGCCCCAGGCGCCGCCCGGCGACAGCTGCCAGCGGTGGCGGATCGCGGCGCCGCCGGGCGCGAGGGCGAAGACCTCCAGGCGGCCGTCGGCATTGGCGGCGACGACCGGCGGGGCGCCCACGGGCCCGCCGAATCCGGCCTCCCACGGGTCCCAGCCGAGCGATCCCTGGGACCCTTGGCGCCGCCGGGCGACGGAGGCGCCGCCGGGGCTCGTCGCGAAGACTTCGAGACGGCCGTCGGTGTTGTGGGCGACGGCGGGGGCCGCGCCCGCCGGGCCGCCGAACTCCTCCCAGTCGTACCAGCCGCCGTCGGGCCGCTGTGTCCGGTGGTGCAGGTTCGCGCCGCCGGGGGCGAGCGAGAACACGTCGAGCCTGCCGTCGGTGTTGCGGCCGAGGGTGGGCACCGCTCCGGCCGGCCCGCCGAAGCTCTCCCAGGGCGACCAGGTGTCGGTGTACGGGTCGAGCTGGACGCGCCGGAGCATCGCACGGTCTCCGGCGTCGAGCGCGAAGACGTTGAGGCGGCCGTCGGCGTCGAGTGCGGCGACCGGGTTGTCAGGGCTCTGCCACGGCGGTGGGGTGTCCCGCCAGTCGAGGGGAGCCACGTACAGCCCCTGCCGGAACCATCCCGCCGCGCTCGCGTACCAGTTGTCGCCGTCCGCGAAGACCTCCACGGCGTGACCTGCGACATGACCCGCGTAGCCGCCCAGGTCGAAGCGGAAGGGGTCGCGCGAGGCCAGTACGTCGGTGCCCTCGTAGCCGTTGCGGGGCCCGATGAACAGGTAGTACCAGCCGTCCCGTTCGACGACGTACGGCGACTCGGTGACCGAGACGGTCGTGTCGGTGGCGGCGTCGGTGAACGCGACGCCCGGGGCGCTCCAGTGGACCAGGTCGGCGGACCGCCGGTAGGCGACGATGTGGTGGCCGCCGGTGCCGGAGACTTCGGTGTAGTACATGACCCACTCGCCGCCGGCCCGGACCACCATCGGGTCACGTGCGGCGAGACCCCTGAAGAGCGGGCCGGACGGCTCGCGGGTCCAGGTGAACAGATCGGTCGAGGTGGCGAGGTTGACGGCGGCGCCGCTCCGGCCGCCGGCGGCGTAGTACATCCAGTACTTTCCGCCCGCCTCGACGACGTGCGGCGCCCACAGGTGTTCCTCGCCGAAGTAGGAGGGGTCGACGGTGAGCGCGTCGGGGTGGGTGGTCCACGGCCCGTTCGGGGTCGGGGCGGAGGCGTGGGCGAAGGAGATCTCGGCCGTGCTGTCCGGGGCCTCGCCGGGCGGTGCGCCGTTCCCCACGATGCTGAACAGGTGCCACCGGCCCTGCGCCTTGATCAGCGTGTGGTCGTTGAGATAGCGGGGCCCTGCGGGGGTGGACGGGTCGTAGACGTGGGCGAAGGGGCCCGCGCCGATCCAGGAGGCGGGCGCCGTGCCCGTACCGGAAGCGGGCGG is part of the Streptomyces sp. P9-A4 genome and encodes:
- a CDS encoding FAD-dependent monooxygenase, with the protein product MEYGTAGQYWEAPVAHTGTTTDVLIVGAGPVGLSAAGELRRHGVHCRIVDLSPARPPYAKAVGIQPRTLELWDRMGLVRAVLEAAVPLRGQLTYADGRETSRLELELPPEVPYGFAALPQYETERLLEEYLAGLGTVVERGTGLVSFTQDRDGVTARLRAASGAAEEVRVRYLVGCDGAHSLVRKTLGLSYEGGAFPESYMLGDVVADWDLPDGYVVRSVRRAADGSTGDVLVCVPLPGAGRYRMSMRVPSAPAGPAPAPDGVAHGLDGGDGPDLDGLQAVVDRLSPRPARLSGLRWSSVFRVSHRIVDRYGVGRVFVAGDAAHIHPPTGAQGMNTGVQDAVNLGWKLALVVRGEAGPGLLGSYDAERRPVGEEVVGRTVRHATRGIDADPDDSRTLMLREAQLLVGYRGGPLSGVPYGPVDAPQPGDRAPDCGGLTTPVAAYPLRLLDVLRGRPGHVVLLYGEDAAGLAGAVAEVSRAPGGLCAVAVLPGGRAGAPPPGSLGVPMYRDAAGEFARLYLPDGATGFVVRPDGQLGARFPLGGTGAALAGYLTALSVRW
- a CDS encoding carboxyl transferase domain-containing protein, whose protein sequence is MGEPTTTARGAITLVADDFTELPFAEGPLAGDGPIGWPGYADAHARAAARSGETESVVCGTGVVGAVPVVLVSFEFGFLGGSLGERTGARIAVAHAVARERRLPVVVLPATGGSRMHEGMRALLQLQYLAGESELTRAAGLPQIAVLRDPTTGGGWATLGAGSDVVLALPGAQVGFAGSRVRPPDADPAAYTAEAQFAHGHVDAVVAPAELRAVLGRWLSLLTGPVGDGPVRPPDALATPGAAPDGAPGAAVPHATGGREAVARARHPGRPRADDYLDAHFTVRSEIWGDRCGGVDPGVRCGFGRLPDGRTVAYAAQCGTATRPAGFRTAARLVRLAGRLGIPVLTLIDTPGAANDEAAEHAGAGPAIADLFAAVVSARTPLTSLLIGEGGSGGALALAAPGNLWATPDSYFSVIAPELAASILKRPPEESAEVADRLRLSPGDLLDLGVVRGVVEAGRADGSAP
- a CDS encoding 4'-phosphopantetheinyl transferase family protein gives rise to the protein MIARLVPGVVATAWRHDDTEPVSLFPEETAVVARAVAKRRREFATVRLCARLALRDLGLPATPLTPGPRGEPRWPRGVAGSMTHCAGYRAAALARTTDVVSIGIDAEPAEALPEGVFEGVTLPEERRHLATLADRTPELPWGRLLFSAKESVFKTWYPLTGRGLEFEEATLEFTRDSAADPHTGTFRAGLSVPGPVVDGTRRDHFTGRWLVREGLVLTAIVLTRDGPR
- a CDS encoding glycosyl hydrolase family 8 encodes the protein MRRRSVSLLGLAGLLALPLTVMPQAQAADGLVSTGKAVTASSVETSAFGAGLAVDGNAGTRWASLEGVDPQWIRVDLGANHTISRVKLNWEDAYGKTYRIQTSADGSTWTDVYSTTAGDGATDDLTVSGSGRYVRMYGTGRGTAYGYSLWEFEVYGAPSGGGEGGGGTAVPFGSHLKPYAAGMLKPSGSQATVDQKVVDYYNRWKSAFVRQNCGNGWYQIISPDADHPYVAEAQGYGMVVTATMAGADPDAKKIFDGLVKWKIDHPSSVNPNLLAAEQDTACKSVNGGDGATDGDMDVAYGLLLADKQWGSTGTYNYKDLALKHIAAIKKDEVNPTTKLLKLGDWSSSGDQYYWITRTSDWMVDHFRAFRTASGDTTWDSVRTAHQTQISRLQSTYASGTGLLPDFVVDTNTTPKPAPGQVLEDPNDGAYWWNACRTPWRIADDAVTSGDSTSLAAARKMNSWIKTKTGGDPNKIAIGYKLNGTQISAGSESAFFAPFAVAAMTDSGSQAWLDALWNKMLATPIDTSSYYSASIQLQVMLTVSGNHWVP